The Helianthus annuus cultivar XRQ/B chromosome 16, HanXRQr2.0-SUNRISE, whole genome shotgun sequence genome includes a window with the following:
- the LOC110915505 gene encoding transcription factor MYB114 encodes MVKSLSLDKNGIRKGAWSEEEDDKLRAYIHRYGHWNWGLLPKFAGLSRSGKSCRLRWMNYLRPNIKHGNFTKEEDNLIIDLRKKLGNKWAAIAANLPGRSDNEIKNRWNTHLKKRAHDEDIVLELDHLGSMEPDQANLKKNQDQECEKDRAVINLASESLSSSSSSCWLGLGGAVFGDVPSQTSSYQLADDFWKESFLEDITSSVDSMPSPYLVDNLMSGSSCQDMTVVDEFSWSMLDSYSEHNSEFF; translated from the exons ATGGTTAAATCCTTGAGTTTAGACAAAAATGGAATCAGGAAAGGTGCATGGAGTGAAGAGGAAGATGACAAGTTACGAGCCTATATCCATAGATATGGCCACTGGAACTGGGGTTTActtccaaagtttgctg GTTTGTCTAGAAGTGGGAAGAGTTGTAGGTTGCGATGGATGAATTATCTTCGTCCAAACATAAAACATGGGAATTTTACTAAAGAAGAAGACAACCTGATTATTGATTTGCGAAAAAAGCTTGGTAACAA ATGGGCCGCGATAGCTGCAAACTTGCCAGGAAGGAGCGACAATGAAATAAAAAACCGATGGAACACACACTTAAAGAAACGGGCACATGATGAAGACATTGTGCTAGAGTTAGACCACCTTGGATCCATGGAACCTGATCAAGCTAACCTGAAAAAAAATCAAGATCAAGAGTGCGAAAAGGATAGAGCAGTGATTAATTTAGCATCTGAATCATTATCATCATCTTCGTCGTCTTGTTGGTTAGGCTTAGGTGGTGCTGTCTTTGGCGATGTTCCATCACAAACATCTAGTTACCAACTGGCTGATGATTTTTGGAAAGAATCCTTTTTGGAAGACATCACATCGTCGGTTGATAGCATGCCATCACCTTATCTTGTCGATAATTTGATGTCTGGATCTTCTTGTCAGGATATGACGGTGGTTGACGAGTTTTCATGGTCGATGTTGGATTCATATAGTGAACACAACAGCGAGTTCTTTTAA